In Streptomyces pluripotens, the genomic window TGCTGGTAGCGGTCCTTGTTGTTGAACGCGAGATCGACCGCCTCGATCGGCCCCATCTTGGCGCTGATCGCGACGATGACGACGGGGAAGACCAGCCGCATACCGAAGACCGCGATGAGGACGCCGACCGTGAGGAAGATCTTCTGCCAGAAGGCGTTCATCTTCTTCAGGATTCCGGCGTTGACCACCGCGTTGTCGAAGGACAGCGAGATCTCCAGGACGGCTAGGATCGCCACGATTCCGAAGGCGGTCCACCCCCCGTAGAACGCCGCCGCGACCAGACCGAGCGCGGTGACCGCGAACGACCAGCCGAAGGTTTTCAGAAGCACTGGCTACCCCATCGTGTCGGTACGGGTCTCCCCCGAGCCGTACCCAGCTTTACGAAACATTGACTCCGAAGTCTAGAGCGATGCCCCGCAGCCCGGACGCGTACCCCTGCCCCACCGCACGGAACTTCCATTCGCCCTGGTAGCGGTAGAGCTCGCCGAAGATCATGGCCGTTTCGGTGCTGGCGTCCTCACTGAGGTCGTAGCGGGCCAGCTCCTGGCCGTCGGCCTGGTTGACCACGCGGATGAAGGCATTGGAGACCTGTCCGAAGGTCTGGCCGCGCTCGTCCGCCATGTGGATCGAGACCGGAAAGATGATCTTTTCGCACTGCGGCGGCACCTTGGTGAGGTCCACCAGGATCGACTCGTCGTCGCCCTCGCCCTCACCCGTGAGGTTGTCACCGGTGTGCTCCACGGAGCCGTCGGGGCTCTTGAGCTGGTTGTAGAACACGAACCACTCGTCGCCCAGGACCCGGTTGTCGGCGCCGCACAGCAGCGCGCTGGCGTCCAGGTCGAAGGGGGCGCCGGTGGTGGAACGCGCGTCCCAGCCCA contains:
- a CDS encoding TerD family protein; its protein translation is MGVTLAKGGNVSLSKAAPNLTNVMIGLGWDARSTTGAPFDLDASALLCGADNRVLGDEWFVFYNQLKSPDGSVEHTGDNLTGEGEGDDESILVDLTKVPPQCEKIIFPVSIHMADERGQTFGQVSNAFIRVVNQADGQELARYDLSEDASTETAMIFGELYRYQGEWKFRAVGQGYASGLRGIALDFGVNVS